In Oryza sativa Japonica Group chromosome 1, ASM3414082v1, the genomic stretch aaaaaatactaaGTACCATCAATCCACGTAATATACTCTCACCTAGCGAAAGTGAACATAATTCAAATGGTTAGTTTTTTTAACCTGTTCATGAGTATATCTAGGTTTTAAGTTCTAGAATTAGCACGTGTACTCGTATTTACGTCTAATTATTTAATACTGATGACATATCTGTTGACAGTGAAACGCGTATATTGACCAATTCAACCTCAAGACATGCTTATAAAGATAGGATGTGTCAAACGCTGAAATGAACCCAACCAAAGTGGATGAACGTTCACTAAACAAAACACATCACACGTCACGTTCAATCAAACTCATCTACAGGCTGCAACCAACGAAgaccgagtttagttctaaactttttcttcaaactttcaagttttacatcatatcaaaacttttctacacataaacttttaacttttccgtcacatcatttcaattttaaccaaattttcaattttagcgtgaactaaacacacccaaagtaAAGCCCTATATCGGTCTCTTCATTCTCCACCTCGATAGCCGCCGAGATCGATACTTTGGGTCTATTTGGAGAGCTAAAATCACGAGAAGCGGCTGGTTGGTTGTCAGCTTTATAAAAATCTAGAAAACTAGAATTTTTAGTTTTTAACTTCCAATTCATTCTATAGTCTGTACAACTATAACTTTTATTAAGATTTAAAAATCTGGATAAAAAATTAGACTGTTTAAGATATATTGATTCAAGAGACTAGGATGTATTTAGTTCatactaaaattggaagtttgattgaaattgtgacgatgtgacggaaaagttggaaatttgtgtGTATAGAGTTTTGATGTGAAAAGTTTTCTTTAAACtaccaactttttcatcatttcaatcaaacttctaaattttagcgtgaactaaaagACATCTCAGACCTAGTAGCTAACAGAAACGAAACAGATCCTTTGATGTTTCATCCTTATCCGTAGAATACCTTCCATTGCAGCTCCACCACTAGAAAGTCTAGACTCTAGAGTAGCTCGAAACACCGAAGCAAGCGAAAGAGCATCGCCGTGCCGCGCGGAGCTTTTAAAACGCCGCaacttccttccttccttcctctcctcccacgCTTCCCACTTCGATTTCCCAACCGCACTCCAGCgagagaaaataaaattttaaaaggaaaaagaaaaaaaaaagatatatcagCTCCCGCCTGGGGATGACGACGAGCTCTCGCCGGCGATGGACTCACCGCCGCACCAACTAGCactcatcgtcctcctcgtcgtagCCCTCGCGGCGCTCTTCCTCGCCCTGCTGCGCGGTCGCTGCCGCTGTCGCGAGGGCGAGGCTCATCAGCTGCCCGAGCAggcggaggccggcgcgggggtggcggagggggaggagggcgggagggagaggaggaagcggcggaaggcgaggaggcggcagcggaagggcgccggggacgacgacgcggcgggcggcgagggggacgaggcgctgcagctgcagctgctgcggcggcggccgcggttcCCGCTCGCCTCGGTGGCCGGCGCGCTGCAGCGGCGGATCACCGCGCGGTACGACGACCTCGCGCGGGCCAGCCAGGCCCACTCCCTCACCATCCATCAGGTCAGCAGTGCGCCGCGTCTCTGATTCCATATCACAAATGTCGCTTCAGATGCAAGGATTTTGTGCATTGCGATTACTCGAATTAGGGATGTATAAAGATGTGACTCCAGTAGCATGcttgacttatatatatatacaactgGGTGCCGTtcattgtttgtttgtttgttttgctaATTGCTTTCATTTCAGACTTTCAAGATAGAATCAGACTTAGGTTTTGATATTATGGATTTAATGATGTTGGTTGGTACATTTTCACTAGTGCGGCAAGTATTAAATCAATGGTTTTGCTGACTCTACATGCGGCAAGTTTGTTTAGGacagaaataaaaaaactacACTAGTGTTATTCACACTGACAGCAATATATCTTCAGGGTTACAGTGTCACTGTTACCTGCTGAAAAAGAACCCAAACTAGAGCAGTGGTAGACTTCTATTTTGCTGTGTTGGTAAAACTAGATAAATGCATATATGACTTTGGCACTATGCAGTACTCAGGCCACATGACAGTGGTTTGGCAAAACCTCATTTTATTTCGTAGTTTTTACGTAGGCAGAGGGCCATTTCCTGTGAAGTATAAATTGCACGGCGTGGTTTCATCTGGTAGGTCTGCGTCCTCTTTTGCTTTCTTGGGTGGCACATAAACTGGAATAGATTAGCACAAAGGCTGAGCGaatgttttgtttgttttgctcgTCAATTCTTGGTGCAACTTTCTAACTTTATTGGTGTCATTGGCTGTTAAAGTGTTCACTTGCCTTGAAAATTTTTAGAAAGGAAATAAATCTCAAAGTTGAAGATTGAACAACGAACTATTCACCATATTCACCACACGCCCTTCTGTAATTCATACTGAATTCATTTACTACGTGTATGATTCATGAGATGTGTGACACACCACCTATGTATTTTAGTAGTAGAAGTGCTGTTCCATGCTCCACAACCCCGGGTCATTGACCCAATCGACACACATTCATGGTAACTGTGCACGGCATATCTAATCAGAACTGAAGCTTTTAATGAAGGAAAGCAAGCAAAAgccattttcttttttagaaaGCACCAAATCCTCTACCATTGACTCAAACAAGTGCCAAGCAAACGGAGTCATCTTAACCCCTCCcccccaccgcccaccgcccaccgcccacCCACCTCCGCACCCACGTGGCCACGCCCTCCTAGgaacaaataaacaaaaacaaaataatcGAAATAGATCTAGATATAGCTTGTGTGACCGGCTCCTACGGCCCTACCATTGAGGGTTCGCCTCCGATCTTCTGCCGGAACCCATAGCCATGAGGACTTCCCTTGTTCGTTTCTTCCTTACTATCCTCGCCAACACGTTTCTCCATTCCCCCTACCAGCACTCCTCACCTCCTGAATCATCCCAATGTTCGACGCCGCTTGGTAGCGAGAGTGGAGGAAAgaggaggcgggggaggagggggaagcaGAAGGGCTTGGGTGAGGTGGTGTCTGTTCACGAGAAAAAGGAGGCAAAAACATCACCTTTCCCCCTCCTGCTGTTGTGCCGTGCAACGAGACGGCGGATCACAGAGGTGTATGATGAGATGTACCAAATTGTTCGTGCTAAAAGGAATGATACTGGCAAGGTTAGTAATATTTTCTTGTATTTGTGATACAGCTAGATCTGGTGGATTTATTTAACAGTCGGATTTTAGTTTGAGTTGGGAGGTTGGTCTGTTTTGAGTATATGCAAGAACAAGAATAGGAAATTTTGGTGAATGTGTGAAGTGTTCACCACCAAATTATTCATCGCCTGTAGTTTTTGTGCAATTCAAGCAGGTGCTATCAGAATTTGCGTTTCTAACCAGTGATTCAGTGAAATTAAGGTGCCAGTGTTTCCAACTTTCTATTTTTCGCAGATGAACCTTGATTTTCTATTAAGGTGCCAATTATTTAAAGAATTCCATTTTTATGCATCTTATGGGGGAATTTTGCTACCTAGCTAGAGTTAACTACTCCTTACAGCCTCACTAACTTGGTATGGATCCAATGTATGATCCATGTCATAAAAAGATCACTCTTAGAAGTTAGACCCTTGTCTTTACCCAATTAAGTAGTATGGAGTTTCTATTGTGCTTGTTTCAGTAAAAAAATGATTCGTAAAGAGGAATCAAAGTGTCGAGTGGAGCTCACTAATGAAAGGGAGACCTAACTGTAAGTTCATAAGTGTTTTTTCTTGCTTTTATGGACATAATCTTCTTTATTCATCACTTTGCTGGATAATGATATGTTgagcacgtactccctccggttccataattcttgacgttttggacaatgacacggtctccaaagtATATCGTTGACTTTGTTTtcctattataatatatatacaataaataaatgcatgtttacttttcttatactttgaaagacaaatctatatatgttgttttagttcctttaaactaaatatttttgaagttattgataatcaaagttacaaaagtttgacctcaaccttgtccaaaacttcaaaaattatggaaccggagggagtagtatcttAGCTGCTTGCTCTGTTCCTGGGTTGATCACAATATTTTGGACCATATAATCTGATTAAATGGCCACTTCTTCAGTGATTAGattccttggtctgtgtgctcTACATTTTAACCAACTATATACCAGAAATAGGAATCCTGTTTGTCAACCgcctttttgtagtagtgttaaGACTCCAGAATTTTGTTTCGAGTTAAGAGTGAAGCCACCAACTCAAAGGACAACACACAATTCATATGTTCTGTTATGCTGCCTCAACCAGGTAATATGGGCTTGAGACAACGTTGAGCTGCTCAAAAGAAACCAAAGCTTCTTTTGTTCAGCGACTATTTGTTTCTTTTGGCTTTTAGTTTTCTACATTCTGTAACAGCCTCTACGAATTAGATTCTACCCTGTAATGTTGAAGTGTATCATGATTTATAtagcttttaactttttttttcaggttcACGAGTTCATTAACTGTTTGGTAGATGCAAGAAATGAACTGCTGCACAAGTATGTTGCTATTTGCATGAAATTTAGCTTCAGACATCCATTACTCCAAATAATGTGTTATGCCTATTAGGTCGGAGATGGTTCAAAGAAGCTGCAGAATAAAGAAGGCCTTACTATCCAACCCTTGTAGTCGCAGGGCTAACAGTTATGACCGCCTCTGCGAACAGGTGATGCATTTGACAAAAACAAATTTCGTACCAACACGACTAAGTGATACATTTGCGACCAGAAGATCTATTCATGCAAATCTTTGCTAACAACATCTTTTGATGTCTCTTTTATATACTGACGTCTCGGGTATTGGCATAGGTGCATAAATTGGAAGCCGAGCACAAAAGGCTAAAGAAGGATGCGGATATCTACAACTATATTCAAGAGCAGCTTCAGATGTCAGAGTCATACAAACTGGTAAACTTTTACTATGTTCTTATTAAAAGCAACTCTGCCCTGTTATATTGAAATATGAAGGTTGTGATAACAATGCCATTTACCTTGGCAGTTGATTGAGCTTAGTGCGTTGGTGGAGAAGGCCGAACGTGAGGATGCCCTTGCCACCGAGGCCGCAGAGATGACATTCGAGGAGCTGCTGGCTCAGGAGAAGAGCGACGCCGCCTTCTGGCAGCGTCACAGGAAGCTGACCTCAATCTTACCCAAGTAGAGTTTGATAACTGACCGCGCGATTTCACCATCGTCAATAGTAGCCCGAACCCGTAACCAGAATTTGTTCCTGGTGGAGCTTTTAATGTTGCTAGTTGCAACCGTGGTGTAATGCGCTTGCCAAGCTCTTGGGCGCCTGAAAGTCCAGAGTCCTTGACCATAAAACCTGAGAGATTCAGGTGGTTGGCTGACGACCAGCAAATGCTCTCATATATCCTATCTGGTACTTCGGCCATGAAGATTTCTTGCCTGTGGATGCCCTGATGGAATTGAGCTTTCTTCAATGCAGAAACAACTGGGACCGAGCCATTTATGCCACAGCCTGCACTGATGGGTGAATTGGTGATGGCTTGCTGCTTGCTTCGGATTTCTTGTTTCTCTTTTGAGGAATGGCTTGAGAAATTCAGAGGCAGTAGAAGGCTACTAGGCTAGCAGTATCATCCATGGTGCATTGCTGTTCATCTTTGTTCATCTTCCATCTCTGCATATAGATCATCGAGCATTCCGAAGACATCCTCAGCTCCGGTGAGATTCGGCGGCGCGCtcccggcggcgaaggcgaccaCCTTGTTGTCCACTTCAATCCAGCTCTGCCCCGGATTCTTCCTCAATCCGGCCTCCTTCGTCATCACCCTCACCTTCTTGGACTCGTCCCACATGCCACACATGGCGTACAGGTTGGTGATCAGCATGTGGTTGCCGGTGCTCTGGTCCTCGGATTGCAGGACATTGGCAATGGTGGCCTCGGCCATGGCTGCATCACCATGAATCCTGCAGGAATTCAGCAATGCTCCCCACACGCACAGGTCAGGTCTCACCGGCATCGTCTCGACGAGCTCCGACGCGTCCCGGAGCAAGCCGGCGCGGCCGAGGAGGTAGACCATGCATGTGTAGTGCTCCATGGATGGGGAGATCTTGTGCGCTCTCACCATGCGATCGAACAGGCGGCGGCCCTCCGTGACACGCCCGGCGTGGCCGCACGCCGACAGGACGGCGACGAAGGTGACGCCGTCGGGCTCAACCGTAGCTCCGGCCATGTCGGTGAACAGAGCGAGGGCTTCGTCGCACAGGCCGTGCATGCCGTAGCCGGCCAGCATCGAGTTCCATGAGATCAGGTCCCTCGTCTTCATTCCATCGAACACCTTCCGTGCGCCGGAGACCTTCCCGCACTTCGCGTACATGTTGATGAGCCCATTCTCGACCAGCGAGTGCCTATCTAGCTCGGCTTTCATGGCGTGGCCATGGAGCTCTCGACCCAGCCGTAACGCCAGTAGGTCGACGCAAGCGGAGAGGACGGTCGCCATGGTCACCACGTTCGGCGAGAGCCATTGCTGCTGCATTCGCCGGAACAGCTCCAGTGCGCGGTCAGTGTCGCCGGACGACGCGAACCCGCCGATGACCGCGCTCCAGCTGACCACATTGGGCGCGACCGTGCCGCCGATCTGCTCCATCTGGGCGAGCACGTCCAACGCCTTGTCGCACAGCCGAGCCGCGGCGTAGCTGGTGATCAGGGTGTTCCATGTCACGGTGT encodes the following:
- the LOC4327331 gene encoding uncharacterized protein isoform X1, with protein sequence MDSPPHQLALIVLLVVALAALFLALLRGRCRCREGEAHQLPEQAEAGAGVAEGEEGGRERRKRRKARRRQRKGAGDDDAAGGEGDEALQLQLLRRRPRFPLASVAGALQRRITARYDDLARASQAHSLTIHQVHEFINCLVDARNELLHKSEMVQRSCRIKKALLSNPCSRRANSYDRLCEQVHKLEAEHKRLKKDADIYNYIQEQLQMSESYKLLIELSALVEKAEREDALATEAAEMTFEELLAQEKSDAAFWQRHRKLTSILPK
- the LOC4327331 gene encoding uncharacterized protein isoform X2, with the protein product MRTSLVRFFLTILANTFLHSPYQHSSPPESSQCSTPLGSESGGKRRRGRRGKQKGLGEVVSVHEKKEAKTSPFPLLLLCRATRRRITEVYDEMYQIVRAKRNDTGKVHEFINCLVDARNELLHKSEMVQRSCRIKKALLSNPCSRRANSYDRLCEQVHKLEAEHKRLKKDADIYNYIQEQLQMSESYKLLIELSALVEKAEREDALATEAAEMTFEELLAQEKSDAAFWQRHRKLTSILPK
- the LOC107275931 gene encoding putative pentatricopeptide repeat-containing protein At1g17630, with product MRCLLRARGSTSRPSHRPRGARHLSTAAGDQPIHHHHPPTTSAVPWNRLLRAHLGRSRGDLALALYRRMRALSPALPNSYTLPLALRAAASPRVASAVHAHALHLGLHAQHDVAGQILAAYSRLGRAADARRVFDAMPPGRTTFHWNALISAYSSGCDPDAARDAFARMAAAGARPDAVTWTALLSAHARSGKHADVLQLFGEMQRSGCEGNAESMAVALSACPYAGDLALAKGKAIHGCGVVKGLMHGYLFVTNSLICMYGKLGEMDDAKKAFRDATAKNTVTWNTLITSYAAARLCDKALDVLAQMEQIGGTVAPNVVSWSAVIGGFASSGDTDRALELFRRMQQQWLSPNVVTMATVLSACVDLLALRLGRELHGHAMKAELDRHSLVENGLINMYAKCGKVSGARKVFDGMKTRDLISWNSMLAGYGMHGLCDEALALFTDMAGATVEPDGVTFVAVLSACGHAGRVTEGRRLFDRMVRAHKISPSMEHYTCMVYLLGRAGLLRDASELVETMPVRPDLCVWGALLNSCRIHGDAAMAEATIANVLQSEDQSTGNHMLITNLYAMCGMWDESKKVRVMTKEAGLRKNPGQSWIEVDNKVVAFAAGSAPPNLTGAEDVFGMLDDLYAEMEDEQR